In one Pseudomonas sp. Bout1 genomic region, the following are encoded:
- a CDS encoding topoisomerase II: protein MTTDTLKLILEDTDGTQLETSCTRVAVVWQGKEIWIQHDGRGQLLIGVDVEEGDSEYANLLMRPLATNLMSLQLEMEPADVEGDDDDHVHGPGCNH from the coding sequence ATGACCACCGACACCCTGAAACTGATCCTTGAAGACACCGACGGCACCCAGCTGGAAACCTCCTGCACCCGCGTCGCCGTGGTCTGGCAGGGCAAGGAGATCTGGATCCAGCACGACGGCCGTGGCCAACTGCTGATCGGCGTTGACGTGGAAGAGGGCGACTCGGAATACGCCAACCTGCTGATGCGTCCATTGGCGACCAACCTGATGAGCCTGCAACTGGAGATGGAACCAGCTGACGTTGAAGGTGATGACGACGACCACGTCCACGGTCCTGGCTGCAACCACTAA